Proteins encoded in a region of the Borrelia hermsii DAH genome:
- a CDS encoding complement regulator-acquiring protein → MKIYFFVMPFIIIFTLTTCNSDLDLFPKTGIVGLRNFLGSLEPKAIEKLKNALINELRKKASNIKPILDIHNNDTWIEDSTQFGMKGNGKAFDMIDNKANTQKVSNNINKSVRRQFYLALEYDEKTIKDLGAVLNQITATITHRNNTLLTKITNAAIIYSSNYFELAFTALINKKDQLESLNLNTLLFLKEAFDILERIRNNWKQTVKKLTNDYINDKNNIRTNKTKIISHITHNYRSNFTTAINRIDTISSNIAIILKELR, encoded by the coding sequence TTGAAAATCTATTTTTTTGTCATGCCTTTTATAATAATTTTTACTCTAACTACTTGCAACTCAGATCTTGATTTATTTCCAAAAACAGGAATAGTAGGCTTGCGCAACTTTCTTGGTAGCTTAGAGCCAAAAGCGATAGAAAAACTTAAAAATGCTTTAATAAATGAGCTAAGAAAAAAAGCTTCCAATATTAAACCCATATTAGATATACACAATAATGATACCTGGATCGAAGATAGTACTCAATTTGGAATGAAAGGAAATGGCAAGGCATTTGATATGATTGACAATAAGGCAAATACTCAAAAAGTAAGTAATAATATAAATAAATCAGTTAGAAGGCAATTTTATTTAGCTTTGGAATACGATGAGAAAACAATTAAAGACTTAGGAGCAGTTCTTAACCAAATAACAGCAACTATTACTCATAGAAACAATACGCTGCTTACCAAGATCACAAATGCAGCAATAATATACTCTTCCAACTATTTTGAACTTGCATTCACAGCGCTCATTAATAAAAAGGATCAACTTGAATCTTTAAATCTTAATACTCTCCTCTTCCTTAAAGAAGCATTTGATATACTTGAAAGGATAAGAAATAATTGGAAACAAACTGTAAAAAAGCTTACCAATGATTACATTAATGATAAAAATAATATTAGAACTAACAAAACTAAAATTATATCCCACATAACTCATAACTATAGATCGAACTTTACAACCGCAATTAATAGAATTGATACAATAAGTAGTAACATTGCAATAATCTTAAAAGAACTTAGATAA